One genomic region from Bacteroidales bacterium encodes:
- a CDS encoding LON peptidase substrate-binding domain-containing protein: protein MVDNFPLFPISIIIFPGEVQPLHIFEPRYKQLIHEMNETGGSFGIPYLKKDSICEYGSVVKVHKILACSPTGELDVLVRGERLFRINSIFEKLPGKLYGGGSVEFMDTFNKKASAKLADHFGNYTQQIKEIDQDKSKQIMGNPKQIFEIAGQLPLDIEEKYALIRAKSHNEREYLLIEKLNFLLMINKKLEEVGYRFYLN, encoded by the coding sequence ATGGTCGATAATTTCCCCTTGTTTCCAATAAGCATTATTATATTTCCCGGCGAAGTACAGCCGCTGCATATTTTCGAACCGCGCTACAAACAGCTCATCCACGAGATGAATGAAACCGGCGGCTCCTTTGGCATTCCTTACCTAAAAAAGGATTCCATTTGCGAGTACGGTTCCGTGGTGAAAGTTCACAAGATTCTGGCCTGTAGCCCTACCGGCGAGCTTGATGTTCTGGTGCGTGGAGAGCGACTTTTTCGAATCAACTCCATTTTCGAAAAGTTGCCCGGCAAACTTTACGGCGGCGGCAGCGTAGAATTCATGGATACATTTAACAAAAAAGCTTCTGCTAAACTTGCAGATCATTTTGGTAATTACACACAGCAGATCAAAGAGATAGACCAGGATAAGTCGAAACAGATAATGGGTAATCCAAAGCAAATTTTTGAAATTGCCGGCCAGCTTCCACTCGACATCGAAGAGAAATATGCGCTCATCAGAGCCAAAAGCCACAACGAACGTGAATACCTTCTCATCGAAAAACTAAATTTCTTGCTAATGATCAACAAGAAGCTTGAAGAGGTTGGATATCGGTTTTATCTCAATTAG
- a CDS encoding ankyrin repeat domain-containing protein — translation MHKFSFLFLILLLTLTLPAQQDKASEREVLKSIRKGSTETLAAFLADGGDVNAILDGQKKTLLNYSIKYKNSPAVKFLLGNDVNVDLISDGKTPLMFAVKSRDCQMMNLLLRAGADIESTAKRKNTALIFAVTNRSMPCVQMLVENGADAGYRNAKGLTALDYANLTNNVPMAEYLVHVIEMQNYYNQLPASFDGPHMEWLNDNFLRVFYMKYDTTIRNFLIEEKFVEVVGDTVQVQGFSGDTANYTVTRHFEAEPASYKDVDKILAFGDVHGNYRALVNFMKHHGVIDNELRWIWGSGHVVMMGDIFDRGDEVTEALWFLYQLDQQAHHQGGRVNTLLGNHEVMVMQNDTRYIDRKYELFSNYFMRDYASFYDTASVLGRWLRSRNAVITINDLLFSHAGISPAVLEKQIPLAKINSVIEEYLNTDPDEPSRDADLMNLLLNREGPLWYRGYMMDGVFGDLISQEYVERVLQFYNVDKIIIAHTEVEQMTSLYDGKVFLIDIPIRASEMFSEALLIEKGRFYRLKGNGEKIPCDVKYVEKEE, via the coding sequence ATGCATAAATTCAGTTTTTTGTTTTTAATTCTTTTGCTTACGCTCACTTTGCCGGCTCAACAGGATAAGGCTTCGGAACGGGAGGTGCTAAAGTCGATCAGGAAAGGTTCGACGGAAACATTGGCTGCTTTCCTTGCTGATGGAGGCGATGTGAATGCAATCCTCGACGGACAGAAAAAAACACTGCTCAATTATTCTATCAAATACAAAAATTCGCCTGCAGTAAAGTTCCTGCTTGGAAATGATGTCAATGTTGATTTGATTTCTGATGGAAAAACTCCGCTTATGTTTGCTGTTAAAAGCCGCGATTGCCAGATGATGAATCTGCTGCTGCGCGCGGGTGCTGATATAGAGAGTACCGCAAAGAGAAAAAATACAGCGCTGATTTTTGCCGTCACAAACCGGAGCATGCCGTGCGTGCAGATGCTTGTCGAAAATGGTGCTGACGCTGGTTATAGAAACGCCAAAGGCTTGACCGCGCTGGATTATGCTAATTTAACTAACAATGTGCCGATGGCCGAATACCTGGTGCATGTGATCGAGATGCAAAATTATTACAACCAACTTCCGGCCTCTTTTGATGGGCCGCACATGGAATGGCTCAACGACAACTTTTTGCGGGTGTTTTACATGAAGTACGACACTACGATTCGTAATTTTTTGATCGAAGAAAAATTTGTGGAGGTTGTAGGCGACACGGTTCAGGTACAAGGTTTTTCGGGTGACACCGCAAATTATACCGTCACACGACACTTTGAAGCAGAGCCGGCAAGTTACAAAGATGTCGACAAAATATTGGCCTTTGGTGATGTGCATGGCAATTATCGGGCATTGGTAAATTTCATGAAACATCACGGAGTTATCGACAATGAGCTGCGGTGGATTTGGGGCTCCGGCCATGTGGTGATGATGGGCGATATTTTCGATCGCGGCGATGAGGTTACCGAAGCACTTTGGTTTCTGTATCAGCTCGATCAGCAGGCACATCACCAGGGCGGAAGAGTAAATACGTTGCTTGGCAACCACGAGGTGATGGTGATGCAAAACGACACACGCTACATCGATCGCAAATACGAGCTTTTTTCTAATTATTTTATGCGCGACTATGCCAGCTTCTACGACACAGCATCAGTGCTGGGGCGCTGGCTGCGTAGCCGCAACGCCGTCATTACTATCAACGATTTGCTGTTTTCACATGCCGGCATCTCTCCTGCAGTGCTCGAAAAGCAGATACCGCTGGCGAAAATCAATTCGGTGATCGAAGAGTATCTCAATACCGACCCCGATGAACCCAGTAGGGACGCAGACCTGATGAATCTGTTGCTCAACAGGGAGGGGCCACTTTGGTACAGAGGATACATGATGGATGGCGTTTTTGGCGACCTTATCAGCCAGGAATATGTAGAACGAGTGCTGCAATTTTATAACGTCGACAAAATCATCATTGCACACACCGAAGTAGAGCAAATGACTTCGCTGTATGATGGAAAGGTGTTTTTAATCGATATTCCTATCCGCGCCAGCGAAATGTTTTCCGAGGCTCTGCTGATAGAAAAAGGCAGGTTTTACAGGTTAAAAGGCAATGGGGAAAAAATCCCTTGCGACGTGAAATATGTCGAAAAGGAGGAGTGA
- a CDS encoding DUF4956 domain-containing protein, whose protein sequence is MITLLLHFISDPKLFGIDFFNGLSFLTMAFRFFLNLIFTIIIVRYIYYANNRRKEYLFTYILISISVFFLSHLLQNVDLQLGVALGLFALFGIIRYRTNPIPIKEMTYLFLVICISVMNALSAKEISYVELLFANIMLALVTVVIEYFWSYRHESSKTIIYEKIDLIKPQNQKKFIEDLQKRTGLKINRVEIGRIDFLRDTAEITIYYLWDKNSTNFFEGESLDNFSFKEEDED, encoded by the coding sequence ATGATAACGCTATTGCTCCACTTTATCAGCGATCCTAAGCTTTTTGGGATCGATTTTTTTAATGGCCTCAGCTTTCTGACGATGGCCTTCAGGTTTTTTCTCAATCTGATTTTCACGATCATCATCGTGCGCTATATTTATTATGCCAACAATCGCCGCAAGGAATACCTTTTCACCTACATTCTCATCAGCATTAGCGTCTTCTTTTTGTCGCACTTGCTGCAAAACGTCGATCTGCAGCTGGGGGTTGCGCTGGGACTTTTCGCCTTGTTTGGCATCATCCGCTACCGCACCAATCCCATCCCCATCAAGGAGATGACCTATCTTTTTCTGGTGATCTGCATCTCGGTGATGAATGCCTTATCTGCAAAGGAGATCAGTTATGTGGAGCTGCTTTTTGCAAACATCATGCTGGCGCTGGTAACGGTGGTGATCGAATATTTTTGGAGCTACCGCCACGAGTCGAGCAAGACGATCATTTATGAGAAAATTGATTTGATAAAACCCCAAAACCAAAAGAAGTTTATCGAGGACCTGCAGAAGCGCACCGGGCTGAAGATAAACAGGGTTGAGATTGGTAGAATTGATTTCCTTCGCGACACGGCCGAGATCACCATCTATTATTTATGGGATAAAAATTCGACCAACTTCTTTGAGGGTGAATCGCTGGATAATTTTTCTTTTAAAGAAGAGGACGAAGATTAA
- a CDS encoding polyphosphate polymerase domain-containing protein, whose amino-acid sequence MKPPVIIDQSQLFANSHQQVQDSAARLQAITLGEMDQVKLLDRFDRKFVFPLFALPDILSEAARWYRILEIDGHRILAYQSTYYDTPDREMYLAHHNGKLNRYKVRRREYLTTGQVFFEIKFKSNKSRTIKKRILTTNHNPGLNKEERKFLKKITSYNPRELQPVLSNRFERITLVHRHNHERATIDMNLSYTHNASDVNLLLPVIAEIKQEKASGLSDLEKILRKHRILPCPFSKYCVGTVLTHPTIKHNRFKELLIRQNKMHYDNAIAPLYQRS is encoded by the coding sequence GTGAAACCTCCGGTAATAATTGACCAGTCTCAGCTTTTTGCTAATAGCCACCAGCAGGTGCAGGATTCTGCTGCACGTTTGCAGGCAATTACACTTGGCGAAATGGATCAGGTGAAGCTGCTCGACCGGTTTGATAGGAAATTTGTCTTCCCGTTGTTTGCTTTGCCCGACATCCTTTCGGAGGCTGCGCGCTGGTATCGCATTCTGGAAATTGACGGACACCGGATATTAGCTTATCAAAGCACCTATTACGATACACCGGACAGGGAGATGTATCTGGCGCACCACAATGGCAAGCTAAACCGCTACAAAGTGCGTCGACGCGAATACCTGACCACGGGGCAGGTTTTTTTTGAAATCAAATTTAAAAGCAACAAAAGCCGCACGATAAAAAAACGTATCCTCACTACCAATCACAACCCCGGACTAAACAAGGAGGAGCGTAAATTTTTGAAAAAGATCACATCATACAATCCCAGGGAGCTGCAGCCGGTTCTGAGCAACCGCTTCGAACGTATCACGCTGGTGCACCGCCACAACCACGAGCGGGCGACCATCGATATGAACCTGAGCTATACCCACAACGCATCAGATGTAAACCTTCTGCTGCCGGTGATTGCCGAGATAAAACAGGAAAAAGCTTCAGGTTTGTCCGATCTCGAAAAGATTTTGCGTAAGCATCGCATCCTGCCGTGCCCATTCAGCAAATATTGCGTTGGCACCGTGCTAACGCATCCAACCATCAAACATAACCGTTTTAAAGAGTTATTAATCAGGCAAAATAAAATGCATTATGATAACGCTATTGCTCCACTTTATCAGCGATCCTAA